One Paenibacillus riograndensis SBR5 DNA segment encodes these proteins:
- a CDS encoding sulfate ABC transporter substrate-binding protein, whose translation MRLFKRSRQLHGWLAALMLAVLALAVAGCGNGKESTAAEKPQQGDLTLVVGAYSVAKDAMGEILPLFAAAWKAKTGQTLTFQQSYEASGTQARAIAGGFEADVTLLAMEGDVDKLVKAGLVEADWKDRGVNGMVTRSVVALGTREGNPKGIHDFADLAKPGVKVLYPNPKTSGGAQWDINAIYGAGLKLSEEQEGAKDPAAAKAFLESVHANVESLDKSGRASMAAFEYGVGDVIVTYENELLARIAQGVKYEVIIPRNTILIENPAAVVNKYAEEHGTSEAAQALVDYLTTPEAQQVFAKYGFRPVDEQVYAENEGRYPVPAGLFDISYLGGWDKVRTTLYSKRGIWYQVLAGI comes from the coding sequence ATGAGGCTTTTCAAAAGGAGCAGACAACTGCACGGATGGCTAGCTGCCCTAATGCTGGCAGTACTCGCGCTGGCGGTGGCCGGGTGCGGAAATGGAAAAGAAAGCACTGCGGCTGAAAAGCCACAGCAAGGTGATCTTACGCTGGTGGTAGGAGCCTATAGTGTGGCGAAGGATGCCATGGGCGAAATTCTGCCCCTGTTCGCGGCAGCGTGGAAGGCCAAAACGGGGCAGACGCTCACGTTCCAGCAGTCTTATGAGGCATCGGGAACCCAGGCCCGGGCCATTGCCGGCGGATTTGAAGCCGATGTGACGCTGCTGGCGATGGAAGGCGATGTCGACAAGCTGGTGAAGGCGGGATTGGTTGAAGCGGATTGGAAGGACCGGGGGGTGAACGGTATGGTGACCCGCTCGGTGGTGGCGCTCGGTACCCGCGAGGGCAACCCCAAGGGCATCCATGATTTTGCCGACCTGGCGAAGCCGGGAGTGAAGGTGCTGTATCCGAACCCTAAGACTTCCGGGGGAGCCCAATGGGACATCAATGCCATCTATGGGGCAGGCCTGAAGCTGTCTGAGGAGCAGGAGGGAGCTAAAGATCCGGCTGCCGCCAAAGCTTTTTTGGAGAGCGTACACGCCAACGTAGAATCTCTGGATAAAAGCGGGCGGGCGTCCATGGCGGCTTTTGAATACGGGGTGGGCGATGTGATTGTCACCTATGAAAATGAGCTGCTGGCCCGGATCGCACAAGGCGTCAAGTATGAAGTGATTATCCCCAGGAACACGATTCTGATCGAAAATCCGGCAGCGGTCGTGAATAAGTACGCTGAGGAACATGGCACCAGCGAAGCTGCGCAAGCCTTAGTGGATTATTTGACTACGCCGGAGGCACAGCAGGTTTTTGCCAAATATGGTTTCCGGCCGGTTGACGAGCAGGTGTATGCCGAGAATGAAGGCCGATATCCGGTGCCTGCGGGTCTGTTCGATATTTCGTATCTGGGCGGCTGGGATAAGGTCCGCACAACACTGTACTCGAAGCGGGGCATCTGGTATCAGGTGCTGGCCGGAATCTAA
- a CDS encoding MBL fold metallo-hydrolase has product MDTLVFLGTGDAMGVPRVYCSCETCMEARSSGDNARLRSSVLIDNGSDFWVIDCGPDWRRQMELQGRRGMHRLLVTHPHFDHIGGLPEWADSCRWMGYRGELYAPAEVIPVIQRQYPWLGGQIDMIPCDDGLELDGWQIRTWRVNHGKNGYSYAYRLEKDGYTWVYCPDSISLGPEETKHMHGADLLVLGTSFYYESAELSTRSVYDMTEAAELLDIVQPVRAVYTHMSHDVDMRKDYILPGNVTLAVTGLKLRLGHAEG; this is encoded by the coding sequence GTGGACACATTGGTATTTTTGGGAACTGGGGATGCCATGGGCGTACCCCGGGTATATTGCAGCTGCGAGACCTGCATGGAGGCAAGAAGCAGCGGCGACAACGCCCGGCTGCGTTCCTCCGTGCTCATCGATAATGGCAGTGATTTCTGGGTCATTGACTGTGGGCCGGATTGGCGGCGGCAGATGGAGCTGCAGGGGCGGCGAGGCATGCACAGGCTGCTGGTGACACACCCCCACTTCGACCATATCGGCGGACTGCCGGAATGGGCCGACAGCTGCCGCTGGATGGGGTACAGAGGGGAGCTATACGCTCCGGCGGAGGTGATCCCTGTAATTCAGCGGCAGTATCCGTGGCTTGGCGGGCAGATCGACATGATTCCTTGCGATGACGGTCTTGAGCTGGATGGCTGGCAGATCCGCACCTGGCGGGTTAACCATGGCAAGAATGGCTATTCCTACGCCTACAGGCTGGAAAAGGACGGCTACACTTGGGTCTATTGCCCGGATTCCATTTCACTGGGACCTGAGGAGACGAAGCATATGCATGGAGCAGATCTGCTGGTGCTGGGGACAAGCTTTTATTATGAATCCGCCGAGCTGTCCACCCGTTCAGTGTACGATATGACCGAAGCGGCAGAGCTGCTGGACATCGTACAGCCGGTCCGTGCGGTGTATACGCATATGTCGCATGATGTGGATATGAGAAAAGACTACATTCTGCCGGGCAATGTGACGCTCGCGGTCACGGGACTGAAGCTGCGGCTGGGTCACGCCGAAGGCTGA
- a CDS encoding SDR family NAD(P)-dependent oxidoreductase, producing the protein MLNIDFAGKTLVVTGGLTGIGKGITDLFLKAGANVAIGDIACRPGLERIHDRLVQIQMDVTISADAARLIDAAVEAFGGVDFLVNNSGTSTMDYAVDIREEDWDKVMDINAKGVYLVSQAGARQMLRQGRGGRIINIASQAGKNGYRCMGNYVASKHAVLGFTKVMALELAQAQILVNAVCPGIVETDMKRRERVEGAALRGMQPEDILAEDRSQVPLGRTAEPEDVANVVLFLASPLSSYMTGQAINVTGGMTMN; encoded by the coding sequence ATGCTGAATATTGACTTTGCCGGCAAAACCCTGGTTGTAACCGGAGGGCTTACCGGAATCGGCAAGGGAATCACAGATTTATTCCTTAAGGCCGGAGCAAATGTAGCTATCGGAGATATCGCCTGCCGCCCCGGCCTTGAACGTATCCATGACCGGCTGGTGCAGATTCAGATGGATGTCACCATAAGCGCGGACGCTGCGCGGCTGATTGACGCTGCTGTGGAGGCTTTTGGCGGAGTCGACTTTCTGGTGAACAACAGCGGGACCTCCACGATGGATTACGCCGTGGATATCCGGGAGGAAGACTGGGATAAGGTCATGGATATCAACGCCAAGGGCGTATATCTGGTCTCCCAGGCGGGAGCAAGACAAATGCTGCGCCAGGGCCGAGGCGGCCGCATCATCAACATTGCCTCCCAGGCAGGCAAAAATGGCTACCGCTGCATGGGCAACTATGTCGCGTCCAAGCATGCCGTGCTTGGCTTCACCAAGGTGATGGCGCTGGAGCTGGCCCAGGCGCAAATCCTGGTGAACGCCGTCTGTCCCGGCATCGTCGAAACGGACATGAAGCGGCGCGAGCGTGTAGAGGGTGCAGCCCTGCGCGGCATGCAGCCGGAGGATATTCTCGCTGAAGACCGCTCGCAGGTGCCGCTGGGCCGGACGGCCGAGCCGGAGGATGTAGCCAATGTAGTGCTGTTCCTCGCCAGCCCGCTGTCCTCCTATATGACGGGCCAGGCGATTAACGTGACCGGCGGCATGACGATGAATTAA
- a CDS encoding S-ribosylhomocysteine lyase encodes MAKVESFQLDHTKVKAPYVRVAGTEKNEKGSTVQKYDLRLLQPNADALPTAAVHTLEHLLATYLRDELEGIIDISPMGCRTGFYLIIWDEHEPADVAAALTKVLHKVLETEHVPAVSALECGNYKDHSLFSAKEYARLVLEAGISDDPFRS; translated from the coding sequence ATGGCAAAAGTTGAAAGTTTCCAATTGGATCATACGAAGGTAAAAGCCCCTTATGTGCGGGTTGCAGGTACAGAGAAAAATGAGAAGGGCAGCACGGTGCAAAAATATGATCTCCGCCTGCTCCAGCCGAATGCCGACGCTCTGCCCACGGCAGCAGTCCATACGCTGGAGCATCTGCTGGCTACCTATCTGCGTGACGAGCTGGAAGGGATCATCGATATTTCTCCAATGGGGTGCAGAACCGGCTTTTATCTGATTATCTGGGATGAGCATGAGCCAGCCGATGTCGCTGCTGCACTGACCAAGGTCCTGCATAAGGTACTGGAAACCGAGCATGTGCCGGCTGTGTCTGCGCTGGAATGCGGCAATTATAAAGACCACTCCCTGTTCAGCGCCAAGGAATACGCCAGACTTGTGCTGGAAGCCGGCATCAGCGATGATCCCTTCCGCAGCTAG
- a CDS encoding MetQ/NlpA family ABC transporter substrate-binding protein has protein sequence MKKKWIHSTLLVVAVALFTAGCGNDKEASGAGSDSSAQEKKTLKISFNPGPYSDQFKNGVAPYLEKKGYTITYKEFTDGIQPNVAVANGEIDANVFQHSLYLQSINEREKIDLVGVVQVPTPPMGLYSKKHNSLDEVKDGDQVNLPNEPVNMLRALNVLKDVGWITLKDNIDPLQTSLADVTSNPHNLKFIATEPAQGPRALEDVDYAAIQGNFAVSNNIKLTTALQLEKMTDPFTNIVAVDSKNKDAQFVKDIIEGYHSDEFQKYIKSNPDYEGYKLPAYFK, from the coding sequence ATGAAGAAAAAATGGATTCATTCAACGTTGCTGGTCGTCGCCGTCGCTTTATTTACTGCCGGATGCGGCAATGACAAGGAAGCTTCCGGTGCTGGCAGCGATTCCTCCGCACAAGAGAAGAAGACACTGAAGATCAGCTTTAATCCCGGACCTTACAGCGATCAGTTCAAGAACGGTGTTGCGCCTTATCTGGAGAAGAAGGGCTATACCATTACCTATAAAGAGTTCACAGACGGCATTCAGCCCAATGTGGCGGTAGCGAACGGCGAAATTGATGCCAACGTGTTCCAGCACTCCTTATACCTGCAGTCCATTAATGAACGGGAAAAAATAGATCTGGTGGGTGTGGTGCAGGTGCCGACTCCGCCAATGGGACTGTATTCCAAAAAACATAACAGCCTGGATGAAGTGAAGGACGGCGATCAGGTCAATCTGCCGAATGAGCCGGTGAATATGCTCCGCGCCCTGAATGTGCTGAAGGATGTGGGCTGGATTACTCTGAAAGACAACATTGATCCTTTGCAGACTTCGCTTGCTGACGTTACCTCGAATCCGCACAACCTGAAGTTTATTGCGACTGAGCCGGCACAGGGACCGCGGGCGCTGGAGGATGTGGATTACGCCGCGATTCAGGGGAACTTCGCTGTATCGAATAACATCAAGCTGACCACGGCACTGCAGCTGGAGAAAATGACCGATCCGTTCACGAATATCGTGGCGGTGGACAGCAAGAACAAGGATGCTCAATTTGTTAAAGACATCATTGAAGGGTATCATTCGGATGAATTCCAGAAATACATCAAATCGAACCCGGATTATGAGGGCTATAAGCTGCCGGCTTATTTTAAATAA
- a CDS encoding aminotransferase class I/II-fold pyridoxal phosphate-dependent enzyme encodes MDFIPSRIVTELPGNYFNAMKAKIALYRSRGIDVIDLASGNPDQPTPEHIVAALKEAVDKPENQGYPPFYGKSATLEAIAAFYQREYGVGLDPETEVAVFSGSGIGVVGIPQSLLNPGDLLLTVDPAYPAYHAAAALAGARVHTIPAYEAEGFLPDYGTVPEELARQVKLLMLNYPNNPTGAVATAEFFERTLAFAARYGFPVLNDFAYGAFGFDGHKPVSLLQQPGGKEYGIETYTASKTFNMAGWRFGFAVGNASIIAALKHYHTQAYSTVFGAVQDAAAAALLGPQEGVAELGRLYERRRDVLVAGLRELGWEIKAPQGTFFAWFRVPEGYTAASFAACLLDEAQVAVAEGGGFGVQGREYVRVSLVNSEDKLNEAVDRIAAAGIFKRIKLSAGQEAVRYD; translated from the coding sequence ATGGATTTTATACCCTCCAGAATCGTCACAGAGCTTCCAGGTAATTATTTCAACGCTATGAAAGCCAAAATCGCCTTATACCGCAGCAGAGGAATCGACGTTATTGATCTGGCCAGCGGCAATCCCGATCAGCCGACACCGGAGCATATTGTTGCCGCCTTGAAGGAGGCGGTAGACAAGCCGGAGAATCAGGGCTACCCGCCCTTTTATGGCAAAAGTGCTACGCTTGAGGCCATCGCTGCTTTTTATCAGCGTGAATATGGGGTGGGCCTTGACCCGGAGACGGAAGTCGCAGTGTTCAGCGGTTCAGGAATAGGGGTGGTCGGCATTCCGCAGAGCCTGCTGAATCCGGGAGATCTGCTGCTGACGGTCGATCCCGCCTATCCGGCCTATCACGCGGCTGCCGCCTTAGCCGGAGCCCGTGTTCATACGATCCCCGCCTATGAAGCTGAAGGCTTCCTTCCTGATTACGGGACAGTTCCGGAGGAATTAGCCCGTCAGGTCAAGCTGCTGATGCTGAACTATCCCAATAATCCGACGGGGGCGGTGGCTACGGCGGAGTTCTTTGAACGGACGCTCGCTTTTGCGGCCCGCTATGGATTTCCGGTGCTGAACGATTTTGCTTACGGAGCCTTTGGCTTCGACGGCCATAAGCCGGTCAGTCTGCTGCAGCAGCCGGGCGGCAAGGAATACGGTATCGAAACCTATACCGCCTCCAAAACGTTCAACATGGCCGGCTGGCGCTTCGGCTTTGCCGTGGGCAACGCCTCGATTATCGCGGCACTGAAGCATTATCATACCCAGGCGTACAGCACAGTGTTCGGTGCAGTGCAGGATGCGGCGGCGGCCGCGCTGCTGGGTCCCCAGGAGGGGGTTGCAGAGCTTGGCAGACTGTATGAGCGGCGGCGTGACGTGCTGGTTGCCGGACTGCGGGAGCTGGGATGGGAGATTAAGGCTCCGCAGGGCACTTTTTTTGCCTGGTTCAGAGTCCCGGAAGGCTATACAGCGGCGTCTTTTGCAGCATGTCTGCTGGATGAGGCGCAGGTTGCCGTCGCTGAAGGCGGCGGTTTTGGAGTGCAGGGCCGCGAATATGTGCGGGTCAGCCTCGTGAACAGCGAGGACAAGCTGAACGAAGCCGTTGACCGGATCGCGGCAGCAGGCATTTTCAAACGGATCAAGTTATCGGCCGGTCAGGAGGCGGTGCGCTATGATTGA
- a CDS encoding methionine ABC transporter ATP-binding protein: MIEIKNVYKTFERKGQSIEALRGVSLSIARGDIYGVIGYSGAGKSTLIRLVNALERPTAGEVLVEGQDLAGYNPAELRQAKKNIGMIFQHFNLLESKTVFDNIAIPLVLLKRSKQEIRERVTELLKFTGLGDKANSYPKELSGGQKQRVGIARALASNPSILLCDEATSALDPQTTKSILELLQKINEEYNITIMIITHEMAVIQQICNKVAVMERGEIIEQGNVLDVFGSPHHPTTQSFVQTVIHNSVPQSVLHTLKAENGRRLFKLKFVGGAASEPIINSLIRRYEVDVNILFANMTEIQNTTLGNMILQMHGDHAVIDRAADFITSQGVEITEVEA, from the coding sequence ATGATTGAGATTAAAAATGTATACAAAACCTTTGAACGCAAAGGCCAGTCCATTGAAGCCCTGCGCGGAGTAAGCCTGAGTATTGCCAGAGGGGATATTTACGGCGTTATCGGCTACAGCGGTGCCGGCAAAAGCACGCTGATCCGTCTGGTCAACGCGCTGGAAAGGCCCACTGCCGGGGAGGTGCTGGTGGAAGGCCAGGATCTTGCGGGCTATAATCCGGCAGAGCTGCGGCAGGCCAAAAAGAACATCGGGATGATCTTTCAGCATTTCAATCTGCTGGAATCCAAAACCGTGTTCGACAATATCGCCATTCCGCTGGTGCTGCTGAAGCGGAGCAAACAGGAAATCCGCGAGCGGGTGACCGAACTGCTTAAATTCACGGGACTCGGGGATAAAGCGAACAGCTACCCCAAGGAATTATCGGGCGGGCAAAAGCAGCGGGTCGGCATTGCCCGGGCGCTGGCGAGCAATCCCTCGATTCTGCTCTGCGATGAAGCAACTTCGGCGCTTGATCCGCAGACCACCAAGTCGATTCTGGAGCTGCTCCAAAAAATTAACGAAGAGTACAACATTACGATCATGATCATCACCCATGAAATGGCTGTTATTCAGCAGATCTGCAACAAGGTGGCTGTCATGGAGCGCGGGGAAATCATCGAACAGGGCAATGTGCTGGATGTGTTCGGGAGTCCGCATCATCCGACGACGCAGAGCTTTGTGCAGACGGTCATACATAACAGTGTGCCGCAGAGCGTGCTGCATACCCTGAAGGCGGAAAACGGGCGGCGGCTGTTCAAGCTGAAATTTGTCGGCGGGGCGGCCTCGGAGCCGATCATCAACAGCCTCATCCGCAGGTATGAGGTGGATGTAAATATTCTGTTCGCCAATATGACGGAGATCCAGAATACAACGCTGGGCAATATGATTCTGCAGATGCACGGCGACCATGCAGTGATTGACCGGGCAGCGGATTTTATCACCAGCCAGGGCGTTGAGATTACGGAGGTGGAAGCTTAA
- a CDS encoding methionine ABC transporter permease produces the protein MFDSVITSEQLFQALRETVVMVGVSLFFGALLGIPVGIILVITRPGGVLENRFVFAVLNPVINIIRSLPFIILLVAIIPFTRLLVHTSIGTSAAIVPLVVYVAPYIARLVENSLLEVSPGIMEAAEAMGATTFQVIWHFLLPEAFGSLILTMTTATIGLIGATAMAGTVGGGGIGDLAISYGYQRFDTFVMIVTVAILIIFVQGIQSAGNRLARKARRD, from the coding sequence ATGTTCGATTCAGTGATTACTTCGGAGCAGCTGTTTCAAGCGCTGAGGGAAACCGTGGTGATGGTGGGGGTGTCGTTGTTTTTCGGGGCGCTGCTGGGGATACCGGTTGGCATCATTCTGGTGATTACGCGTCCGGGCGGTGTGCTGGAGAACCGGTTTGTGTTTGCGGTCCTTAATCCGGTCATTAACATCATCCGCTCGCTGCCGTTTATTATTCTGCTTGTGGCCATTATTCCTTTTACAAGACTTCTGGTGCATACATCGATCGGTACCAGCGCGGCAATTGTGCCGCTGGTTGTATATGTTGCTCCTTATATAGCGCGGCTGGTGGAGAACTCTTTGCTTGAGGTCAGCCCTGGAATCATGGAAGCTGCTGAAGCGATGGGCGCGACAACCTTTCAGGTCATTTGGCATTTTCTGCTCCCCGAGGCTTTTGGTTCATTGATTCTGACGATGACGACCGCGACGATCGGACTGATCGGGGCTACCGCAATGGCAGGCACAGTGGGCGGCGGGGGGATTGGCGATTTGGCGATCTCCTATGGCTATCAGCGTTTTGATACCTTTGTGATGATTGTGACTGTGGCGATTCTGATTATTTTTGTCCAGGGCATTCAGTCCGCAGGGAACCGGCTGGCCCGCAAAGCCCGCCGTGATTAA
- a CDS encoding iron-containing alcohol dehydrogenase family protein, whose protein sequence is MPVEPQIIVRAAPQEFICRPGSWGSLEQHLQRRGIRRVLVVRGNRSWTAAAPYWPELKETEVHYHVYSGECSYRERDAIAGYASEHQLEAVIAVGGGKITDLVKSAAATLNLPAIILPTLAATCAAWSSLSVMYDERGAFIRFEVFPRSNALVLLDPVVIAASPPELLAAGIGDTLAKWYEADVIIRHLEAPPVEVELAWDAARKCRENLLRYSSAALAAVRSGELNEALTRTAETIIMVAGLVGGFGEDYGRTAGAHSVHDALTAIPETHGLLHGSKVAYGVLVQLALEGNWPEIDGLLPFYEELGLPSSLRAMGLGHLTREELLKLGERAAVPEASIHMMPGVITAEAVADAVAELEEYITAGQNQTKGEGIL, encoded by the coding sequence ATGCCAGTGGAACCGCAAATTATTGTACGCGCCGCGCCGCAGGAGTTCATTTGCAGGCCGGGCAGCTGGGGCAGCCTGGAACAGCATCTGCAGAGAAGAGGAATCCGCCGTGTGCTGGTGGTGCGCGGGAACAGGTCTTGGACGGCGGCTGCACCGTATTGGCCGGAGCTAAAAGAGACAGAGGTGCACTATCATGTGTACAGCGGAGAGTGCAGCTACCGCGAGCGTGATGCCATTGCCGGCTATGCGTCAGAGCATCAGCTTGAGGCGGTTATCGCCGTAGGCGGCGGGAAGATTACCGATCTGGTAAAATCGGCAGCGGCCACGCTGAATCTGCCGGCCATAATTCTTCCGACCCTGGCTGCGACCTGTGCAGCCTGGTCCTCGCTCAGTGTGATGTACGATGAGCGGGGGGCGTTCATCCGCTTTGAGGTTTTTCCGCGCAGCAATGCACTGGTGCTGCTGGACCCGGTGGTCATCGCCGCTTCGCCGCCAGAGCTGCTGGCCGCAGGAATCGGCGATACCCTGGCGAAGTGGTATGAGGCGGATGTCATCATCAGACATCTGGAGGCACCGCCGGTTGAAGTGGAGCTGGCCTGGGATGCGGCGCGGAAATGCCGCGAAAACCTGCTGCGCTACAGCAGCGCGGCGCTTGCTGCTGTGCGGTCAGGAGAGCTGAATGAAGCCCTGACCCGGACAGCCGAAACGATTATTATGGTCGCCGGGCTTGTAGGCGGATTCGGTGAGGATTATGGCCGTACCGCAGGGGCCCATTCGGTGCACGATGCACTGACAGCCATCCCGGAGACCCACGGTCTGCTGCATGGCAGCAAGGTAGCTTACGGTGTACTGGTGCAGCTGGCGCTGGAGGGGAACTGGCCGGAGATTGACGGGCTGCTGCCGTTCTATGAGGAACTGGGCCTGCCGTCCAGTCTTAGAGCCATGGGGCTGGGTCACCTGACGCGGGAAGAGCTGCTGAAGCTGGGCGAAAGGGCGGCTGTACCCGAAGCCTCCATCCATATGATGCCCGGTGTAATTACCGCCGAAGCGGTGGCGGATGCAGTGGCGGAGCTGGAGGAATACATAACGGCTGGCCAGAATCAGACAAAAGGAGAAGGCATCTTATGA
- a CDS encoding 5'-methylthioadenosine/adenosylhomocysteine nucleosidase, whose translation MSIAVIGAMEEEVAPLLPKLRDVRSLKAGGGKLYAGVLDGQEVVLLQSGIGKVNAAVTTTLLLERFHCELIINTGAAGGLAADLKVGDVVIAEELVYSDVDATAFSYAFGQVPQMPQRYPVAAGLLAQARKLVRRGVRQEQIVTGLITTADSFISDPERAVSIVSRFPEAKATDMEGAAIAQTAYQFGVPFLAVRAISDIAGSDAAGLFKSHLELAAANSAEVVLEILSQYKPPESFEI comes from the coding sequence ATGAGTATAGCGGTTATCGGAGCCATGGAAGAAGAGGTAGCCCCGCTGCTGCCGAAGCTGCGGGATGTGCGCAGCCTGAAGGCTGGCGGCGGTAAGCTGTATGCCGGAGTGCTGGACGGACAGGAGGTAGTACTGCTTCAATCAGGCATCGGCAAGGTCAACGCGGCAGTGACCACCACGCTGCTGCTGGAGCGGTTCCACTGTGAGCTGATTATCAACACCGGAGCGGCGGGCGGTCTGGCTGCTGATCTGAAGGTTGGCGATGTGGTCATCGCTGAGGAACTGGTCTACAGTGATGTGGATGCTACGGCCTTCAGTTATGCCTTCGGGCAGGTGCCGCAGATGCCGCAGCGTTATCCGGTAGCGGCCGGGCTGCTTGCACAGGCGCGGAAGCTCGTCCGGCGCGGCGTAAGGCAGGAGCAGATTGTCACCGGGCTGATTACGACAGCTGATTCTTTTATCAGCGATCCGGAGCGGGCGGTGTCCATTGTCAGCCGGTTCCCGGAGGCGAAAGCGACCGATATGGAAGGTGCGGCGATTGCCCAGACGGCCTATCAGTTTGGTGTTCCTTTTCTGGCGGTCCGCGCCATATCGGATATTGCCGGCTCCGATGCCGCCGGATTGTTCAAATCCCATCTGGAGCTGGCTGCGGCAAACTCGGCTGAGGTGGTGCTGGAGATTCTCTCCCAGTATAAGCCGCCTGAAAGCTTTGAAATCTAA
- a CDS encoding GNAT family N-acetyltransferase yields MKSDPFIPVLFDFPEFFETERLLVRAPQWGDGRAVNEAIRESLEELKPWMPFAQSMPALEESEIYVRDSRLKFLNRTVLNMLIFHKTEGTFLGCTGLHHIDWETRCFEAGYWLRTTCTGKGYITEAVNGITRFAIQELAANRIEIRCSGLNTRSAAVAERAGFLLDGTLRLNTLGLDGEMHDSKVYAKVRGAEF; encoded by the coding sequence ATGAAGTCAGATCCATTTATCCCGGTCTTGTTTGATTTTCCCGAGTTCTTTGAGACCGAACGCCTGCTGGTGCGCGCCCCGCAGTGGGGTGACGGTCGGGCAGTAAATGAGGCGATTCGCGAGAGTCTGGAGGAGCTGAAGCCGTGGATGCCTTTTGCCCAAAGTATGCCGGCATTAGAGGAATCCGAAATATACGTCAGAGATTCCAGGCTGAAATTTCTGAACCGGACTGTGCTGAATATGCTTATTTTTCATAAGACAGAGGGGACCTTTCTCGGGTGTACCGGCCTGCATCATATCGACTGGGAGACCCGCTGTTTTGAAGCCGGATACTGGCTGCGGACCACCTGCACAGGCAAGGGATACATCACGGAGGCAGTGAACGGAATCACCCGCTTTGCCATACAGGAGCTTGCGGCGAACCGGATTGAAATCCGCTGCAGCGGACTTAATACCAGAAGTGCTGCCGTCGCCGAGCGTGCGGGTTTTTTACTGGATGGCACTCTGCGGCTTAACACCCTCGGCCTGGATGGAGAGATGCATGACTCCAAGGTATACGCCAAGGTACGGGGAGCCGAATTTTAG
- a CDS encoding DUF5071 domain-containing protein has product MNHNVLPKNKQNFKSVEALARLERSMIIPLLPELLEWLQEMNWPIAAEIVDLLSKYKSETIPHIKTVFSQSDSIWIYNILAYLINKWDTDLVSILSSSLGELAHTIDIYEDTDLLSIEILWKVMFSELENERLHILNTDIGQIVNYCERNNKLLMQKDQYQNSLRRYEEIEATIRSISAFT; this is encoded by the coding sequence ATGAATCACAACGTTCTACCAAAGAATAAGCAGAATTTTAAAAGTGTTGAAGCCCTGGCCCGCTTAGAAAGATCAATGATCATTCCCTTATTGCCGGAATTGTTGGAATGGCTGCAGGAAATGAATTGGCCTATAGCTGCAGAAATTGTAGACCTTTTGTCAAAGTATAAGTCCGAAACTATCCCGCATATTAAAACGGTTTTTTCTCAAAGCGACTCCATTTGGATATACAACATCCTTGCATATTTGATTAATAAATGGGATACAGATCTCGTCTCAATATTGTCTTCAAGCCTAGGGGAACTGGCGCACACGATAGACATTTATGAAGATACTGATTTGCTGTCTATTGAAATTTTATGGAAGGTCATGTTCTCGGAGTTGGAAAATGAACGGCTACATATCCTCAACACAGACATTGGACAAATCGTTAATTATTGCGAAAGAAATAACAAATTGTTAATGCAAAAAGACCAGTACCAAAATTCACTCCGCCGTTATGAAGAAATTGAGGCAACGATAAGGAGTATATCTGCTTTTACTTGA